From Enterococcus mediterraneensis, the proteins below share one genomic window:
- the opp3b gene encoding oligopeptide ABC transporter permease yields MNSFIKYFLKRLLFGVITLWLIATITFFLMKLLPGTPYTNAERLSPETIEMLNKQVGLDKPVIVQYSIYLQNLLNFDFGISFQFKNQPVNALLADRIGPSLQLGLQAIIFGTLFGIILGTISAMKQNSWADTLATLVAILGRSIPNFVFAVLLQYIFAIKLHVLPIAKWEGFMYTILPTIALAMSPLADSARFIRTEMVEVMHSDFVELARAKGLSRWEIAFKHGLRNSLIPLLTLLGPLAVGLMTGSLVVENIFAIPGIGEQFVKSITTNDYPTIMAVTILYSGMLIFVILIVDILYGIVDPRIRVSEGSRG; encoded by the coding sequence CATCACTTTTTTCTTAATGAAATTATTGCCTGGTACACCATATACTAACGCAGAGCGTTTGAGCCCGGAAACCATTGAGATGCTGAATAAACAAGTGGGGTTAGATAAACCGGTAATAGTGCAATATAGCATTTATTTGCAAAACCTGCTGAATTTTGATTTTGGGATCTCTTTCCAATTCAAAAATCAACCAGTAAATGCACTTTTGGCTGATCGGATCGGACCTTCTTTACAACTAGGTCTGCAAGCAATCATTTTTGGTACATTGTTTGGGATCATTCTAGGAACAATCTCTGCTATGAAGCAAAACTCATGGGCAGACACCTTGGCTACGTTAGTCGCGATCTTAGGCCGTTCGATCCCTAACTTTGTTTTCGCTGTTTTGTTACAATATATTTTTGCCATCAAACTCCATGTACTGCCTATCGCAAAATGGGAAGGGTTCATGTACACGATCTTGCCGACGATCGCTCTAGCGATGTCGCCGTTAGCAGATTCCGCCCGTTTCATCCGTACCGAGATGGTGGAAGTCATGCATAGTGATTTCGTGGAATTAGCCAGAGCGAAAGGGCTCAGTCGCTGGGAGATCGCCTTTAAACACGGTCTGCGAAACAGCTTGATCCCGCTGCTTACATTATTAGGACCATTAGCAGTCGGATTGATGACCGGTTCGCTGGTTGTAGAAAATATTTTTGCGATTCCCGGCATTGGGGAACAATTTGTCAAATCCATCACGACAAATGACTACCCGACGATCATGGCTGTTACGATCCTTTATTCCGGGATGCTGATCTTTGTGATCTTGATCGTGGATATCTTATACGGCATCGTGGATCCTAGAATTCGTGTGTCAGAAGGGAGCAGAGGCTAA